TTTTTTCAGCCCTATCTTCGCGCAGATAATGGTAAGCTCATTCTCTGTTATAATCGGAATATCCTTTTGGCTTCCCTTTCGATCGCCATAGTGCACTTGCTTTGCTGTGAAAACAGGGTGATCactattcttcgcaataaaactgCGCAGTTGATGTGTGCGGCCCTGCTTCTTTTCAAGTTAGCCACgtccacgggttgatgtcagccTCCTCGCCGAGTTCTTTAAAGGAGTTCCGTTTACTTTCACGGATCGCCTTTTGCAGCTATCTCCGACTAGTTTTCTAACTCGCCTTTCTCTGTGCAATTTCCTGCTAATCGTTCGTGCGCTGGTAATTTCTTCATGCTTTAGGCATACGACACGCAGGGGCCTGATGACGTCATTCCACCAACATTTCTGTAATCTGTGAACGTTATTTCTGCGTCTTTGCATAGAGGGATCACAGGCTTCGACCAGGTTTCTGATAATTTGCCATTGAATATTTCCGCGTCAAACATCTTTAAACTCCACTGCTTCGTCCAGTATGATTTTATGTCTCTCGGGTGCCCCATTTTCCTGCTCTTCATTACACTAAACAGTTTCACTTGGTAGGCGCTATACGTATAGTGTTTATAAATTCGCCAGGTTATGTACCTATAGGTATGTACCTGTATAGGTACTTCCGAAAGCTTCCAGGAATATCAACCCCTTCTTATTAGAAACTTTGCTTCCCCATTTGAAGTCTCCCGCAATGATAATGGGGAATGACACACTTGCATCTAATGTCACTTTATGTAATATTCGCTCATACTACACGCTTGTTACGCTTGGCGGAGCGTAGCAATTATTAACATGAACACCGTTAATTTTAGCTCCCACGAATCCATGAACAGGCATTACAGTTACTTCTTCGAAGGAGTATCGTCCTGTCGTCCAAACTGCGCACTTTCCACTTTTGTTGGTGGCCACACCGCGTTATCTTTTCCTCTGTATGGTTCGCTAATAATCACCACGTCCAAAACGAGCTCTTGGACTACCCCGCTCAAAAGTTCGTCTGCGGCCTTACAAAGGTTGAgtctgaataaacctcatttgctCTTTGCTTTTGGTTCCCTCCTACACAGGgggcattttccgcttcctgCGGCATCGCcttttcttcaaaacctgcATATTTACACAATATGCAGTCAGGGGCTTTTTCACAGTTTCGCGTTAGGTGTCCTTTTTCGCCACATCGTACGTGATTGTACAAAATCTGGCTATGTAACCGTACTCCAGACATTTAAAACACATAGCAGAAGATATTTTCTTCCGAATCCTACAGACAACCCATTCGGGCTTCACTTTGCCAGCCTCCAGTAACCCTTTCTTCATGTTTTTTCCGAAGCTCCAGGAGCAGTCCTCCCTTCTGCGTTCTTCTGATCCTTGTTATATTGTCTCCCAGGCTGCTTAGCGTTGGATCTCCGTTGATCTTCTGCAGAACCTCAACGTACGAGAGGTCACCTCTGCTTTCGATAACAGTTGCATCACGACGGAGCTTCCTTCATTTTATCGATTCCTTGGCTTCACAGTTGCCCAAACACTTGCTCCCATCTAGTGTGAAGCCGATTTGAAGCCCAAACATTGCTCTCCCTCCTTTACTGGCTTTTTGGACCCTTGGCTTTTCTTTGGTGTTGTAAGCTTTTCGCCAGTATCCTCCATTCCTTCTTCTGTTTACGCCTTTTATAACTTTCCATTTTGGACATCCTTTCATCATTTTGGTACTGTGCATTGGTCCGTCAAATCCGACTCGCCTAACACTTTAAGGTTTCGAACAACCACCTTAATATAGTGGAGAACATTATTCTTCGGGCCGACGGATTTGTAGAGCGTGTTCAGGCTCTCCTTTAGGCAATTTTCCATCCTGAGTACTTTTGCTGGCATTGCATCAATTCCCGGTAGAGACTGTCAATATCTGGTCGTACACCTTTCTTCGTGGACCTGGGTGGCGTGCGTAGCAATTTACCACTTCGCTTAAAGGAATCCAAGTTCGTTACCTCCTCCTTATCACTTGTTACAATATTTGTTCCGATGGTCCCATAATCAACAAGAATGGCGTCAATAGCCTCTTTGTCTTTCAATATTAATGGTATTCCGTTTCATTCATCCATATTTTTGTTTGGGTATTCGCCCCAGATTCATGGCAATCGCCAGCTCTTCCCTTTTGAGCTACCCATCTATCAAATAGTATATAGCCGCGGAAAGTCCCGTTGGCTTTCAATGAAAATTCCCCCTGCACACCTTCTGAGCCAGCTGGGCTAGCTCAGGTGTCTTCCGTCGTTTAGAGTGTGCTACCTCCACTAAACCGCGGTTCACCTTTCTCGGGATTGCAAAAAACTGGCGTGTTGGATTCCGAAACCCGCCGGAAACGTTCACTTCAACCGACCAGTCACAACCCTACCTAGGTCGCCGTATCACCCATGTAGGGAGGAACATGGGCGTCCCAGTGACATGTACGGATCGGAAGTCCACTTCCAAGGCAATACTGATGGTTACTATTCCAGTTCGTGTCAGTAACTGGGTGTGTTTATGTGCCAGGAAAGCAGTTACTGCTTTTCTGTTCTGTCCATGGATGGGAGTTTTCCTCTCGCCTGTCCGACCTGCGCATAAATATGCTCATGCGCGCACACTTCAAAAATGCCCTTGGAAGATACGCTTTTGCTGCAGGAAAGGGAGACCGAGGGTGCGgagccgtgacggatagtcCCCCCGGACAAGCTTCGTTTCGGGGTGAATTTACGttctacaacttcaagagcgcgacaacCAGGtttgcggaagggggaccaaacTACACAGCATTATTCAAGAATGTTTctgacaaaaaaattgaaaagtggaAAGGGAGGATGAATTGGGGTAAAGTCGGAGaaagaacgtaggataaaaccacacATTCTGAAAGATTGATTAACCatgtcaatgaagtgggaaCTGAAACGAAATTTGTCATCGATGATTACACTCAGGTCTTGAATGGAGATCATTAGTGAAAGGATTTGTCAGCCAAGACAGTAGAGAAAGATGCTGGGGAGGGTTGAAAGGAATAACACATCCAGTGACATTTACTGACATTCAGAGCCAGCTTGTTAACCAAGCAATAACGGATCAAAGAGTCAAGGTTCGACTGGGAAGAGGCCAAGTATGAAATATTCTCGAACACCAGGGACGGTTTGAGCGGTAGAAGGGAAGCCAAGAGATGAGCGGAGGTGAGGGATctgagtagagagagtttggagaggagaacaTTGTGGTCAACGGTATCGAAGACAttgaaatcgatgtaaatagcgTGTACTTCCTGTTGTGAATTAAGGCATTTGGTAAAGACCAAAAGGGTTGAAGCAATAAATCGGTGTCTTGCCAAACCatgctgttctttcactatAAGCTGACAGAAATATGCAGTCAGCCAGTCGTAAACGTATCTCTCAAGGATTTTGAAGCAAGACGAGAGGAGAGAGATGGGACGGTATCTCACAGCTAGTGAAAGATCACAGTTAACAAGGAAGGGGTTTGGAAGCCTGTCGGGACCAGGTGCGGCATTAGTGTCAAGATTTGCAATGAGGAAGGCGTGAGGAGAGAAATGGCAAGACGCTTCGACGCTCAAAAAGTTTCTCGGCGTCATTCTGTTAAGTCCGAAATTTCTTCCGCAAAGCAGTGGATTTTAGTAAGGACCTCCGATGTCAACCAAATTGGGTAGGAACGAAGACAAATAGGAGAAGAAGGGGCaaggatattataaaaggtgctAAGAGATTGATCGCACGTAGAGGTTGATAATATATAATACCAGTCGATTGACGCTAGGGTTGAGttgagaccgtcaaagttggctttccTGTAGTTGAACTTGACAAAATTACGCGCAGTTTTGTCGTCTGAGCGGAGCGGCTCCTTATCAAACTCAAGCGGTGGATTGTGAATGTCAATTTTAACATACGGGGATGGGCGACGGCTCGGGGAGATTGGAAAAGAGGAGATCTAGAGTGCGGACCAAGAAGTTTTTGCAGATGTGAAAATTCAGGGCGGAAAAAAGTACTCATAAAGAAGGACAGTGGAAGAGCAATATGAAGGTTAGGACGACAAGGCTAATTGAGTAtgagaaagggagggaaggaggAAAGGGGCGATCTGGCAATAAGGACAAGTTGTCATGATAGGCTAGTACAAAGAACGTAGATACAAAACACAATAAAAGTTAGGCGCAGAGACACGAAGGGCAACACAATCATATCGCAAAGCAAAAAGATAATTTTGAATGGCAAATAAATCTagaccgccagtggacttacacGCGCGGCCCTTTTCGCAAATGAAATGCCCTTCGGGGAACTCGGAGTTCAGTGCATTGTTATCAAGCCACCTTACttgaaagaaaaatgaagatgattTCCTGTAAATGACGATTATTTGGCAGAAAATCCGACATGCTCACACGACCAAAAGTACAGGAACTTAGTTGGGCACCTAATAGTGAAAAAGCTTTAATAGATGACATTCGAATGTACTCAGTGATTGTAGGAACACCGCGAATTGTGTAGTATGTAAGaatattacataaaaaattcacaaaacctatTATACCTACTGCGCCATGGTCCTGATTTCCGGTTGGTTCTTTATCGAATGCACTGCATTCAATTTTTCGGCTATACATATGTGCATCTCCCATCGTGCGAAAATAAATGAATCTTTACTACaattattgttatttatttCCAATGGTACATAATTCAATGAAAACTCCAGCACTTGGAGGAGGATAATCACAAATTCATTTTGCAGTCTTCACCACGCTGTGATCACATCACTTTGCTCAGCTGAATATTTCACCACACCTTTCCGTTTCTCTAAAAGTAAAGGATTCGTCGCGAAAATATTTCTGCATATCTTTCAGAAAAGACCAACATCTTACCTAGGCGTGCAATGTTATACTCTTTTCCGTGATACCTTTCAGAGAGTAAATAGACCAAGAATAGAATCGCGATTACTACAAAAACTGACAAAAGAACGTATAATAAGTAGAATCCTGTTCCTGGAGCTATATATGATCTAGAAAAAAACGATAACAAGAAAGTATAGTTGCGTACATCTGGACATGCAAGCGTATATCTCAAATTGAAACTTTTCAATATACCTTAGAACATCTTTATCGTAGAATTCAGTAGTATGAGCATGTATAGGTGGTGGTTTTCGCGTAGTGTCCAATCTTTCATCGTGCAGTTTTGTGAAATATGAGTCATCTCCAGCGATGGGACCTTCTTGATCCTTTTTCCAGACTAGGATAGGCAGAGGAGACGTTTCCGTATTTGCAGAAGTCCGTGGCGTATCATCCTCTACCGTGGTTAATTCGAACTTAGGTGCTTCAGTGGCCACATCCCTTCCAGTTGATACATAATCGATTCCAAATGAAGTCAAATGTAGAACATTACTATCTTTGCTACCAAAGCCGGAAGTCTCGGGTATTCGTGTTGTTGTTTGAAATCTTAGAGCTAAGATATCTTCAGCTGATGTTTCAGCGGAACTTTCTTCAACTTTGTCCGATGAAGTCTCCAAAATGTCCTGAGTATCTTCTGATGAGCTGCTAGCTTCATACGATGAGGAAGATTTTACTTTCATTCTTCCAACCCAACTTGTGCTGTCCAAAATTACGGGGGTTGAGGCTTCAGCTGTGGTGGAAGTGGTAGTGGTGCTGTGTGGACCATTTTTTACACATATGAAAAGATTATCCTTTGAAATATGATAACCGTCATAGCAAACGCAGAAATTTCGATCAGAACAATATCCATTCACGCAAGGTGGATCACAGCTTGGAACACACTCTCTCCTTGTAGTGTTCCATTCGTAGCCTCGGTAACACTCGCACATTCCCGGGGCTAAGCAGAACCCATAAGTGCAGTTGTAACATGTCGGATTACACCTGTAAtgtgattttattttccaagtaATCTGTAATTTCAGAAATTACCTAAGTAATTTAAGAAGTGATTGACAAACccgaatttttttattgcacTTAAAAATATCTAAGGACTACTAGGATAGGCTGTACACATATCGCAAGAGAGAAGAGTTATTTTTCACTGAACTTCATATTACCTGAAACTATTGACCGGTTCGTACCCTCGGTTGCATTTGCATTTATTCGGGGCTATGCACTTTGAATTAATACAATACGGTTCACATGTAGGACGACATGTGTTTTTAATTCTTTCATACCCCGGACAACAAAATTTACGGATTCGCTGTTTCGTTTTGACGCCCTTAACCTCCACAACTTCACTACAAATTCCAGAACAATAGACGAGGCCGAAATAGCCAATTGTCCAAGCCGCAAAAATAGGGAGCAGCCTCATTTTCCCTTATCAATGGCAGAGCACAATAGCGAACTGACCACTATGAAACCTAACACTGTTTGTGGGAAGAATAGGTTTCTGCATATCCGGCGGTAGATGATATGAAGTAGTTGAACGGGCGGAAAGTTTACGCTTTGCAAGGATGATAAGAAACGACGCAAAGCACGCTGGAAGCAAACGTTTTTGATCAAAGTGCGCAAAAGCAACCGGGCCAAGGTTGGTTCCCATGTATACTTTCGTACGGGTTCATATCATTGCTAAGAAAATTTCAAGCCTTATCGTTTGCGTACGTATCTGAATAATTTCTGTGTGCAATTTGCTTTCAGTTGAATATTCTGGAAAGCAGTTCTCATCATTGCATTTTCTATGTACCGGTTAAGTCATTTGGAGCACATGAAAGATATTTCCTGCACCTAATCTTTGCATAAGCTTTTCACTACTTACTTGCATTAGTGACTGTTTTTCTACGAAAGTTTTTCGCATCATGGCTCTGTTAGTCCAATGCATGGGGGAgacattttaaatttaattatgtATCTTCGACTTGCTGTGATTTCGGTATTGCATCCCAAATGGGTTTTGTGTAGAATATTTCTTTTATCTGGGATGTGGAGACGTTTAATAACTATCCCTAGCTCCTCCCAGGCGGTTATGTGGAAATttagccactaaaaccaccttcttctccCTTCACTCTCCCCGCGAGGCTACCATATGGTGA
The window above is part of the Hermetia illucens chromosome 3, iHerIll2.2.curated.20191125, whole genome shotgun sequence genome. Proteins encoded here:
- the LOC119653052 gene encoding uncharacterized protein LOC119653052, with protein sequence MRLLPIFAAWTIGYFGLVYCSGICSEVVEVKGVKTKQRIRKFCCPGYERIKNTCRPTCEPYCINSKCIAPNKCKCNRGYEPVNSFRCNPTCYNCTYGFCLAPGMCECYRGYEWNTTRRECVPSCDPPCVNGYCSDRNFCVCYDGYHISKDNLFICVKNGPHSTTTTSTTAEASTPVILDSTSWVGRMKVKSSSSYEASSSSEDTQDILETSSDKVEESSAETSAEDILALRFQTTTRIPETSGFGSKDSNVLHLTSFGIDYVSTGRDVATEAPKFELTTVEDDTPRTSANTETSPLPILVWKKDQEGPIAGDDSYFTKLHDERLDTTRKPPPIHAHTTEFYDKDVLRSYIAPGTGFYLLYVLLSVFVVIAILFLVYLLSERYHGKEYNIARLEKRKGVVKYSAEQSDVITAW